The following coding sequences are from one Methanococcoides orientis window:
- a CDS encoding UPF0179 family protein, with the protein MEDMDTAITLIGTRLAKEGEEFFFEGEAPECEQCKLKNTCMGLEKGRKYRIVKVRNQTTHECFVHDTGALVVDVIKAPIIAAIDSKKAIKGATIRYQVPNCDGELDSETYDLCHPKGLRNGDKCTINKVMENVDIESEQPGSLKKVELLL; encoded by the coding sequence ATGGAGGACATGGATACCGCTATAACACTCATTGGAACCAGGCTTGCAAAGGAAGGCGAAGAGTTCTTTTTCGAAGGTGAAGCACCCGAATGCGAACAGTGCAAGTTGAAGAACACATGCATGGGTCTTGAAAAAGGAAGAAAGTACAGGATAGTCAAGGTCAGGAACCAGACCACTCATGAGTGCTTTGTCCATGATACCGGCGCATTGGTAGTAGACGTTATCAAAGCACCTATAATTGCAGCGATTGATTCCAAAAAGGCGATCAAAGGCGCAACTATCCGATATCAGGTTCCTAATTGCGATGGTGAACTGGATTCTGAGACATATGACCTCTGTCATCCAAAAGGCCTCCGTAATGGGGACAAATGCACCATCAACAAAGTGATGGAGAATGTGGATATCGAATCAGAACAACCAGGTTCACTTAAAAAAGTAGAACTACTGCTCTGA
- a CDS encoding DUF2150 family protein: MTIKRGIKMPESHEKIEHEFYTTDRWNNWLKQVKESGFEFKEEESSEKEGAVFVNMTDDVILACLKVIAKYESNALPAEDAMAILDDIKEIALTEVEPISEDIDLMIESLQTSLMGSFAGFECYISKDFDKETDIGELINAAVESEEAEEIDSAIFCVAQVGALVLDGKKLPESSMEELPYGLVAEWLDGIDSIEAAMIGSDSYKEDDGEYDDA; encoded by the coding sequence ATGACAATAAAACGAGGTATCAAGATGCCAGAATCTCATGAAAAGATCGAACATGAATTTTATACAACCGACCGCTGGAACAACTGGCTTAAACAGGTAAAGGAAAGCGGGTTCGAATTTAAGGAAGAAGAAAGCTCTGAAAAGGAAGGGGCTGTTTTTGTGAATATGACAGATGATGTCATTCTCGCATGCCTCAAGGTAATTGCAAAGTATGAGAGCAATGCACTTCCTGCAGAAGACGCCATGGCAATTCTTGATGATATCAAGGAGATAGCACTGACAGAGGTCGAACCAATATCCGAAGATATTGACCTAATGATCGAATCCCTTCAGACATCACTCATGGGAAGTTTTGCTGGATTTGAATGTTACATTAGCAAAGACTTCGACAAGGAAACAGATATCGGCGAACTTATCAACGCAGCAGTTGAATCAGAAGAAGCAGAAGAGATTGATTCTGCAATTTTCTGCGTAGCCCAGGTAGGAGCACTTGTGCTTGACGGCAAAAAACTTCCTGAATCTTCAATGGAAGAACTCCCATACGGACTTGTTGCAGAATGGCTCGATGGCATTGATTCTATCGAAGCCGCAATGATAGGGTCTGACAGCTATAAAGAAGATGATGGCGAATACGACGACGCCTGA
- the cfbA gene encoding sirohydrochlorin nickelochelatase — MSEKIGILAIGHGSRLPYNKEVVTEIADTIAKKHPEYVIKTGFMENCGPSVEEGLASFEGTGVTKIAAVPVFLASGVHITEDIPEILKLDPETSEGKFTVDGKEVPVVYGKPLGHHELLAELVFERAAEVL, encoded by the coding sequence ATGAGCGAAAAGATCGGAATCTTGGCTATTGGACACGGAAGCAGACTGCCTTACAACAAGGAAGTTGTTACAGAGATCGCAGACACCATTGCAAAAAAACACCCAGAATATGTTATCAAAACAGGCTTCATGGAGAACTGCGGTCCATCCGTAGAAGAAGGACTCGCATCTTTTGAAGGCACAGGTGTTACAAAGATCGCAGCAGTTCCAGTATTCCTTGCCTCCGGCGTACATATCACAGAAGATATCCCTGAGATCCTCAAGCTTGACCCTGAGACAAGCGAGGGTAAATTTACAGTAGATGGAAAGGAAGTTCCTGTCGTCTATGGTAAACCACTGGGTCACCACGAACTCCTTGCAGAACTTGTGTTCGAAAGAGCAGCAGAAGTACTGTAA
- the cfbE gene encoding coenzyme F430 synthase translates to MTAGQRDAVVLDLTHAGIPIAKEMVRLGYNVRAIDVYDTLERSTISDLQQIFPVLSSNETFELNPAEIVVAPVHLNPEYHVLKSAKEKGNNVVTHHTMVGKLILESGRLSGSKVIELTGTKAKTSTASILADILSRSMDVVLHTSRGLEHWNDGVATIIHKGLSIAPGSILSAIGKIEEAKIKPEVFIFETSIGGTGCADIGVITSLEQDYGIANNTGLASDAKLQMLNNAKDGSLAAINLSAEKALQRAADKDLKVITFSDEKRPSDANKINADVNLEIKGNSVVISTTDRTIEAIMEDGFDISAYTTALCAAAAISLSMGIEKNDIIDTFRNFRGLTGRMVKGELEDRILIDNSNSGMDIRSVKRALDYASGIPSDNNDRNIVMVLGEEAEQVCEGLPPEDVSDFLLKNGKSLDRVVLVGTRMLDIKYDDAYYAGSFEDGLSTALQYTSFGDIIILCVKCFR, encoded by the coding sequence ATGACTGCAGGTCAGAGGGATGCTGTCGTGCTCGACCTGACGCACGCCGGCATACCAATTGCAAAAGAAATGGTGCGACTTGGATACAATGTTCGTGCCATTGATGTCTACGACACACTGGAAAGATCAACAATTTCTGACCTGCAGCAGATATTCCCTGTTCTTTCTTCAAATGAAACTTTTGAACTTAATCCTGCAGAAATAGTAGTTGCACCTGTGCACCTAAATCCCGAATACCATGTACTGAAAAGTGCAAAGGAAAAAGGGAACAATGTCGTCACCCATCATACGATGGTAGGAAAGCTTATTCTGGAAAGCGGCAGGCTGTCGGGTTCAAAGGTCATCGAGCTTACCGGTACAAAAGCCAAGACCAGTACAGCTTCGATCCTTGCAGACATCCTTTCACGAAGTATGGATGTTGTGCTCCACACATCAAGAGGACTGGAACACTGGAACGACGGTGTTGCAACCATCATTCACAAAGGCCTAAGCATAGCTCCCGGGAGCATTCTTTCTGCCATCGGGAAAATAGAAGAGGCGAAGATAAAACCGGAAGTGTTCATCTTTGAGACATCCATAGGCGGCACAGGATGTGCTGATATTGGTGTTATAACATCCCTTGAACAGGATTATGGAATCGCAAATAATACTGGCCTTGCAAGCGATGCCAAACTACAAATGCTGAACAACGCAAAGGATGGAAGCCTTGCAGCCATCAACCTCAGCGCTGAAAAAGCACTCCAAAGAGCTGCAGATAAGGATCTTAAAGTGATCACATTTAGTGATGAAAAACGACCCAGTGATGCTAATAAGATAAATGCAGATGTGAATCTTGAGATAAAGGGCAATAGTGTTGTCATTTCCACAACGGATCGAACAATAGAAGCGATCATGGAGGATGGATTCGACATCTCTGCATATACAACTGCACTATGCGCTGCTGCTGCCATATCACTTTCAATGGGAATTGAGAAAAACGATATCATTGATACATTCCGGAATTTCAGAGGCCTTACAGGAAGAATGGTAAAAGGAGAACTTGAAGACAGGATATTGATAGACAATTCAAATTCAGGCATGGATATCCGATCTGTAAAAAGAGCTCTTGATTATGCTTCCGGTATCCCCTCAGATAATAACGATAGAAACATTGTCATGGTTCTGGGAGAAGAAGCTGAACAGGTGTGTGAAGGCCTTCCACCTGAAGATGTATCTGACTTCTTACTGAAAAACGGAAAATCTCTGGACAGAGTTGTATTGGTAGGAACCCGAATGCTTGATATAAAATATGATGACGCATATTATGCAGGATCATTTGAGGACGGGCTATCCACAGCTTTGCAATATACCAGTTTTGGCGATATAATTATATTATGTGTTAAATGTTTCAGATAA
- the cfbD gene encoding Ni-sirohydrochlorin a,c-diamide reductive cyclase catalytic subunit → MDNKNISIIHPRPSSIVAALYTLRDLNVDVAILHGPPGCSFKHARLLEEDGIHVVTTALDESGFVFGGHDALVNILHKVNDMFHPKLIGVVGTCASMIIGEEMREPVMEANLDVPVIEVEVHAGYRNNTKGVLFALESALDAGIIDREEFSRQQHLLEEATNVELRHGAASKEYLAPSRGDVKYKVAQRIIELLKEGKRGITIMNAKKETGYMFADITLAVNEVAEKLGKADNIINMSNTDVGLGLPRVRHHAECIMKDFEEKGLNVHEIIGGLDEYPVAGATIDKLIEEKYSDYDFAVISGVPHAIPMDHLAGMEIISVTNGPRQVLPLKELGHEHVLVEIDLHPKTLGVNHIVESEFGATLREVAKESL, encoded by the coding sequence ATGGACAACAAGAATATTTCGATCATACACCCACGACCAAGCTCCATCGTGGCCGCATTGTATACTTTGAGGGACCTGAACGTTGACGTTGCAATACTTCACGGCCCACCAGGATGCTCTTTCAAGCATGCAAGACTGCTGGAAGAGGACGGCATACATGTTGTAACAACGGCCCTTGATGAAAGCGGTTTCGTTTTCGGAGGACACGATGCACTTGTCAACATACTCCACAAGGTAAATGACATGTTCCACCCCAAGCTCATAGGCGTTGTGGGAACCTGTGCAAGCATGATCATAGGCGAGGAAATGCGCGAGCCTGTGATGGAAGCAAATCTTGATGTACCAGTCATTGAAGTGGAAGTTCATGCAGGATACAGGAACAACACCAAAGGTGTGCTCTTCGCACTGGAATCTGCCCTTGATGCAGGAATCATCGACAGGGAAGAATTCAGCAGACAACAGCATCTTCTGGAAGAAGCAACCAATGTAGAACTTCGCCACGGTGCTGCAAGTAAGGAATACCTTGCACCATCCCGCGGAGATGTGAAGTACAAAGTTGCACAGAGGATCATCGAGCTGCTTAAGGAAGGAAAGCGCGGGATCACCATCATGAACGCCAAGAAAGAGACAGGATACATGTTCGCAGATATCACACTTGCTGTGAACGAGGTCGCTGAAAAACTTGGCAAAGCTGACAATATAATCAATATGTCCAACACCGATGTTGGTCTTGGACTTCCAAGGGTACGCCACCATGCAGAATGCATCATGAAGGACTTTGAGGAAAAGGGTCTGAATGTCCATGAGATCATTGGCGGGCTGGACGAGTATCCAGTAGCAGGGGCTACCATCGACAAACTAATAGAAGAGAAGTACAGCGACTATGACTTTGCTGTAATCAGCGGAGTCCCACACGCCATACCAATGGACCACCTCGCCGGCATGGAGATCATTTCCGTCACCAACGGACCAAGGCAGGTACTTCCTCTCAAGGAACTTGGACATGAACATGTGCTCGTGGAGATCGACCTGCATCCAAAGACACTTGGTGTCAATCATATCGTCGAGTCAGAGTTTGGAGCCACATTAAGGGAAGTTGCAAAAGAATCACTTTAA
- the cfbC gene encoding Ni-sirohydrochlorin a,c-diamide reductive cyclase ATP-dependent reductase subunit, with protein sequence MNVHKRIAIYGKGGIGKSSTASNVAAACADEGYKVMIIGCDPKSDSSITLLGGKRIPTILDLLRDGVDVKEEDVVFKGYKGVQCVEVGGPEPGIGCAGRGIIVAIQTLKKISRSLNEMDLIIYDVPGDIVCGGFVAPIRKGLVKEAYVLTSGEYMPLYAANNICRGLAKINTPLSGIICNSRSVSREEEIVTKFAAEIGSELMAFIPKEQIVQDCERDGFSVMEKAPDSNVAQVYRKLARTIMERDSSVMPEALDDDRLRELTK encoded by the coding sequence ATGAACGTACATAAAAGAATAGCCATCTATGGAAAAGGCGGTATCGGTAAGTCCAGCACCGCATCCAACGTTGCAGCTGCCTGTGCAGATGAAGGATACAAGGTAATGATCATCGGCTGTGACCCAAAGAGCGACTCATCCATCACATTGCTGGGAGGCAAACGCATCCCAACCATTCTTGACCTTCTGCGTGACGGGGTCGATGTGAAAGAAGAAGATGTTGTCTTCAAAGGCTATAAAGGCGTACAATGTGTCGAGGTCGGCGGTCCTGAACCAGGTATCGGATGTGCCGGACGCGGTATTATCGTTGCCATACAGACACTTAAAAAGATATCAAGATCACTTAACGAAATGGACCTCATAATCTATGACGTCCCCGGAGATATCGTATGTGGCGGCTTTGTCGCACCTATACGCAAAGGACTTGTGAAGGAAGCCTACGTCCTGACATCCGGCGAATACATGCCACTCTATGCAGCGAACAATATCTGCAGGGGACTTGCAAAGATCAACACCCCACTTAGCGGTATCATCTGCAACTCCCGCAGTGTCAGCCGTGAAGAGGAGATCGTCACAAAGTTCGCAGCAGAGATCGGAAGCGAGCTTATGGCATTCATTCCAAAGGAGCAGATCGTGCAGGACTGTGAGAGAGATGGTTTCTCGGTAATGGAAAAAGCACCTGATTCCAATGTAGCACAGGTCTATCGCAAACTCGCAAGGACCATCATGGAAAGGGACAGCTCGGTCATGCCTGAAGCCCTTGACGATGATCGCCTACGAGAACTTACGAAGTAA
- the cfbB gene encoding Ni-sirohydrochlorin a,c-diamide synthase codes for MPTETADRKMDIPRILLAADRSSSGKTTITAGLLAALTSRGYSVQPFKVALDYIDPSYHSEITGRRARNLDGYLMEEEGVLDVFTHACEFDGKADIAVIEGVRGLFEGLESLGDTGSTAQIAKMLKCPVILIINARSITRSAAALVNGYKNFDPDVNIVGVILNNIGGMRHASKAKEAVEHFTGLPVLGIIPRDNAMQISMRHLGLVPAIEERRRINDLDERIAAIEKRVSEGIDIDKVLELARQAEAVEKPESTVFTSRKLKGEAPIVGIALDEAFNFYYHNNIELLELAGARIEYFSPIHDKHLPDIDALYLGGGYPELFASELEANESMRQDIKQASENGLPIYGECGGLMYLTERITTGVKGKGTYHMAEMPESTHEMVGALPGHSLMGHKRVVSYNIGALDVDTIIGKCGNSFIGHEFHHSEVTELPSDAKFAIKLSRGTGIKDGWDGLIKNNTFGAYAHLEASSYREFATSFVDSAAKYRSEKA; via the coding sequence ATGCCAACAGAAACAGCGGACAGAAAGATGGACATACCAAGGATCCTACTGGCAGCCGACAGGTCATCTTCAGGCAAGACCACCATCACAGCAGGACTGCTTGCAGCCCTTACTTCCAGAGGCTATAGTGTACAACCATTCAAGGTTGCCCTTGACTATATTGATCCCAGCTACCACTCGGAGATCACAGGTCGAAGGGCACGCAACCTTGACGGCTACCTCATGGAAGAGGAAGGGGTCCTTGACGTATTCACACATGCCTGTGAGTTCGACGGGAAAGCCGATATTGCTGTTATCGAAGGTGTGAGAGGACTTTTCGAAGGACTGGAAAGCCTTGGAGATACGGGAAGCACTGCCCAGATAGCCAAGATGCTAAAGTGCCCGGTCATACTGATAATCAATGCCCGCAGTATCACACGTTCTGCAGCCGCCCTTGTGAACGGCTACAAGAACTTCGACCCTGACGTCAACATCGTTGGTGTGATACTGAACAACATCGGCGGCATGAGGCATGCCAGCAAAGCAAAGGAAGCTGTGGAACACTTCACAGGCCTCCCTGTGCTGGGAATAATCCCAAGGGACAATGCAATGCAGATATCCATGCGTCATCTGGGACTTGTTCCGGCCATTGAGGAGAGGCGACGGATAAATGATCTTGATGAGCGTATCGCTGCCATTGAGAAGAGGGTATCTGAAGGCATAGACATTGATAAAGTGCTTGAGCTTGCAAGACAGGCTGAGGCTGTGGAAAAACCGGAAAGTACCGTGTTCACATCACGCAAACTTAAAGGTGAAGCTCCCATAGTCGGAATTGCACTTGATGAGGCATTCAATTTCTACTATCACAATAATATTGAACTCCTGGAACTTGCAGGAGCCAGGATCGAGTATTTCAGCCCCATTCATGATAAGCACCTGCCTGATATCGATGCCCTGTATCTTGGAGGCGGATATCCCGAACTTTTCGCTTCCGAGCTGGAAGCCAACGAGAGCATGAGACAGGATATCAAACAGGCATCCGAGAACGGACTCCCAATATACGGGGAGTGCGGTGGTCTGATGTATCTTACAGAACGTATTACCACCGGCGTCAAGGGCAAGGGAACATACCACATGGCAGAAATGCCTGAGTCCACACATGAAATGGTGGGAGCACTACCAGGACATTCACTTATGGGCCACAAACGTGTGGTCAGCTACAATATCGGAGCACTTGATGTGGATACGATCATCGGCAAGTGCGGAAATTCTTTCATCGGCCATGAGTTCCACCATTCAGAGGTAACTGAGCTGCCATCCGATGCAAAGTTCGCGATAAAGCTTTCACGCGGAACCGGGATCAAGGACGGATGGGATGGCCTTATCAAAAATAATACATTTGGAGCATATGCCCATCTGGAAGCATCATCATACAGGGAATTTGCCACATCTTTTGTGGACTCAGCAGCAAAATACAGGAGTGAAAAAGCTTGA
- the endA gene encoding tRNA-intron lyase: MRAEIIKDRVLVEKKAINELYNTGYYGRPKDNGLELTLIEAAYLAYRGKIEVENDGKVLDFAGFFKKASTLQPAFELKYIVYKDIRERGFYVQPGVTDFRVYPRGSHPGKGAAKQFVYVRSERVPMPLKDLLRSLNAAENVRKQMILAIVDEESDITFYEVKRPRIKGGMGDTLYPDINTDATFLEDRVIVWDEDASTTLFENGFYGKPLDKQRLQLSLVESRYLMENGVINITDRQDTELDSESFTEIASKIEPEFLLKNSVYTDLREKGVVPKTGFKFGSHFRVYAQVESPAKIPHSEYLVHSIPSDHEFRLPVMSRAVRLANSVRKSMLYAIPTDEGIDYIDIGRVKM; encoded by the coding sequence TTGAGAGCAGAGATAATCAAAGACCGTGTACTTGTAGAGAAAAAGGCAATAAACGAACTTTACAATACAGGATACTACGGCAGGCCCAAGGACAACGGGCTGGAACTTACACTTATTGAAGCTGCATATCTTGCATACCGCGGGAAGATCGAAGTTGAGAATGATGGCAAAGTGCTTGATTTTGCCGGATTTTTCAAAAAGGCTTCAACCCTGCAGCCAGCATTCGAGCTAAAGTACATTGTTTACAAGGACATAAGGGAAAGAGGATTCTACGTCCAGCCCGGAGTTACTGATTTCCGAGTCTACCCACGTGGAAGCCATCCCGGAAAAGGCGCTGCAAAACAGTTCGTCTATGTCAGGTCTGAAAGGGTGCCAATGCCACTCAAGGACCTACTCCGATCACTGAACGCAGCTGAAAATGTCCGCAAGCAGATGATACTCGCAATAGTGGATGAAGAGAGTGACATCACCTTCTATGAGGTAAAGAGACCAAGAATAAAAGGAGGAATGGGAGATACACTTTACCCGGACATCAATACAGATGCCACGTTCCTCGAGGACAGGGTCATTGTATGGGACGAGGATGCATCCACAACACTCTTTGAAAATGGTTTCTACGGCAAGCCGCTTGATAAACAAAGACTCCAGCTTTCACTTGTGGAATCACGCTACCTGATGGAGAACGGCGTGATCAATATCACAGACCGTCAGGATACGGAACTGGATAGCGAGTCATTCACAGAGATCGCTTCGAAGATCGAGCCGGAGTTTCTCCTGAAGAACAGTGTGTACACCGACCTTCGTGAGAAGGGAGTTGTTCCAAAAACAGGATTCAAGTTCGGTAGCCATTTCCGTGTTTATGCACAGGTTGAATCCCCTGCAAAGATACCTCACTCGGAATATCTGGTACATTCAATTCCTTCAGACCATGAGTTCAGACTTCCTGTAATGTCAAGAGCTGTACGCCTTGCCAACAGTGTCAGGAAAAGCATGCTGTATGCGATCCCTACCGATGAAGGCATTGACTACATCGATATTGGAAGAGTGAAGATGTGA
- the alaXM gene encoding alanyl-tRNA editing protein AlaXM: MEVLYLKDCYIREFEATVASVKDDKFVTLDTTAFYPKSGGQPNDAGVLISDGKEYNVVFVGKFDGQISHEVSEPGLKEGDKVKGVIDWDRRTLFMNYHTASHILSAIIHNETGAKISGNQIAEEKTRVDFNLENFDREQIGSYEAKVNEVIDRAIDVKIDILPREEALTIPSVVKLKDAFPPEIEEIRVIRIPDVDDQACGGTHVKNTGEIPHIEIFKAENKGKNNRRIYFRFT, translated from the coding sequence ATGGAAGTACTTTATCTGAAAGACTGTTACATCAGGGAATTCGAAGCAACTGTGGCGAGTGTGAAGGATGATAAATTCGTGACCCTTGACACAACTGCATTCTATCCAAAATCCGGAGGTCAACCGAATGATGCCGGAGTTCTAATCAGCGATGGAAAGGAATACAATGTCGTTTTCGTCGGGAAGTTCGATGGTCAGATCAGCCACGAGGTCAGTGAGCCAGGACTCAAAGAAGGAGATAAAGTAAAGGGAGTCATCGACTGGGACAGGCGCACCCTTTTCATGAACTACCATACCGCATCCCATATCCTCAGCGCCATCATTCACAATGAGACCGGTGCAAAGATCTCAGGAAACCAGATCGCAGAGGAGAAGACACGAGTGGACTTCAACTTGGAGAACTTTGACAGAGAGCAGATCGGTTCATACGAAGCAAAGGTCAATGAGGTCATCGACAGAGCAATTGATGTGAAGATAGACATCCTTCCGAGAGAGGAAGCACTTACTATCCCCTCAGTTGTTAAGCTCAAGGACGCATTCCCTCCGGAGATAGAAGAGATACGCGTGATCAGAATTCCTGATGTTGATGACCAGGCATGTGGAGGAACACACGTGAAAAATACGGGAGAGATCCCGCATATAGAGATCTTCAAGGCAGAGAATAAAGGAAAGAACAACAGGCGAATCTACTTCAGATTCACCTGA
- the ccsA gene encoding cytochrome c biogenesis protein CcsA: MNFGMILIWIAFILGAGSAIYSVIHLRTNSAHAGSLSRKLEIGCASAITLAILMLTYYLLTVSASYVYVYMHSSIDLEFVYRLSALWAGQEGSFLLWTWFTLLMLLAMQYTGHTKELSDTRLMNITRAICLCIVTVFLMLLVLKNPFSMYYGGVGAYVDISNWNPFVSAYPLVDGQGMNPLLRNPWMAVHPPVLFLGYAAFTIPFAAALATLLIDDEKWVKISRDWMRLAWLFLTAGIGLGGFWAYEVLGWGAWYWTWDPVETSSLIPWITATAYLHSQTRVKHGEYRFLAPMLAVASFILVIFATFVTRSGMWVSVHSWQDFTLEGMVIAIFLLVLLGSSLVLLVRRYFEENES; encoded by the coding sequence ATGAACTTTGGAATGATCCTCATATGGATTGCCTTTATTCTTGGTGCCGGCTCGGCGATATATTCAGTCATCCACCTGCGTACAAATAGTGCTCATGCCGGTTCACTTTCCAGAAAGCTTGAAATTGGATGTGCATCCGCCATCACACTCGCTATCCTGATGCTTACCTACTATCTGCTAACGGTATCAGCATCCTACGTTTATGTTTACATGCATTCAAGTATCGACCTTGAATTTGTCTATCGTCTTTCCGCATTGTGGGCAGGCCAGGAAGGTTCATTCCTGCTTTGGACATGGTTCACCCTGCTGATGCTTCTGGCAATGCAGTATACAGGCCACACAAAAGAGCTGTCAGACACCAGGCTAATGAACATCACACGTGCAATATGTCTGTGCATCGTTACAGTCTTCCTGATGTTGCTGGTATTGAAGAATCCGTTCTCCATGTATTATGGGGGCGTAGGTGCATACGTTGACATTTCCAACTGGAACCCATTTGTCTCAGCATACCCGCTTGTGGACGGGCAGGGTATGAACCCGCTTCTGAGAAATCCATGGATGGCAGTCCATCCTCCTGTGTTGTTCCTTGGCTATGCAGCTTTCACCATTCCATTTGCCGCTGCTCTTGCTACGTTGCTCATCGACGATGAGAAATGGGTAAAGATATCACGTGACTGGATGCGTCTGGCATGGCTTTTCCTTACAGCAGGTATTGGACTTGGCGGTTTCTGGGCATATGAGGTCCTCGGATGGGGTGCATGGTACTGGACATGGGACCCTGTTGAGACATCGTCACTGATTCCCTGGATAACAGCGACTGCTTATCTGCATTCTCAGACAAGGGTCAAGCACGGGGAATACAGGTTCCTTGCTCCGATGCTCGCAGTTGCATCTTTCATACTGGTCATATTCGCAACATTCGTTACCCGCAGTGGGATGTGGGTCTCGGTGCATTCGTGGCAGGACTTTACTCTCGAAGGTATGGTTATTGCGATCTTCCTGCTGGTACTGCTTGGTTCAAGTCTTGTGCTGCTTGTGAGAAGGTACTTCGAGGAAAACGAGTCTTAA
- a CDS encoding cytochrome c-type biogenesis CcmF C-terminal domain-containing protein, which translates to MKKSKDLVNSSNIMLAAVLTMLLLAALITVGMLTPLIVRLTTGVEMGMSAEYFNNRSALPTAALVVLLTMGLLYGYFDAKRTLFVGGFTVAISIAFAFLSPFGNLPLDVAVPVVSMALVATFYKIYMSLQSDSRAMKLRGVSAHVIHLGIILILIGIVASSNLKVDGSAVVSMDSAG; encoded by the coding sequence ATGAAAAAAAGCAAAGACCTCGTAAACAGCAGTAATATAATGCTGGCAGCGGTATTGACCATGCTGCTCCTTGCTGCTCTTATAACTGTGGGCATGTTAACACCACTGATAGTCAGGCTGACCACAGGCGTCGAGATGGGCATGAGTGCTGAATATTTTAACAACAGGAGTGCTCTTCCCACAGCAGCGTTGGTAGTACTGCTTACGATGGGCTTGCTTTATGGTTATTTCGATGCGAAGAGAACTTTGTTCGTTGGTGGTTTCACAGTTGCAATCTCCATAGCATTTGCTTTTCTATCTCCTTTCGGAAACCTTCCTCTTGATGTTGCCGTGCCTGTGGTAAGCATGGCTCTGGTCGCTACATTTTATAAGATATATATGTCTCTCCAGAGTGACTCACGTGCAATGAAACTGCGAGGTGTCAGTGCACATGTTATCCATCTTGGGATAATTCTGATACTCATAGGGATCGTTGCCAGCAGCAATTTGAAGGTAGATGGTTCTGCTGTGGTTTCCATGGATTCTGCCGGCTAG
- a CDS encoding rubrerythrin family protein — translation MSTIENLKEAFAGESMANRKYLAFAKMADKEGFTKIAKLFRAAAAAETVHAHNHLRVLGDVKSTEENLQEAIAGETMEFSEMYPAFIEEAEKEGNKKAVRSFDLANQVEKVHAELYQKALDNMDDNEDTDYYVCEVCGYTVEGEAPERCPICGAVHSKFSKVD, via the coding sequence ATGAGTACCATCGAAAATCTGAAAGAAGCGTTTGCCGGTGAATCAATGGCAAACAGGAAGTACCTTGCTTTTGCAAAAATGGCTGATAAAGAAGGCTTCACGAAGATCGCCAAACTGTTCAGGGCTGCAGCTGCTGCAGAAACAGTACATGCTCACAATCATCTGAGGGTTCTGGGCGATGTAAAGAGCACTGAGGAAAATCTTCAGGAAGCAATAGCTGGTGAGACTATGGAATTCAGCGAAATGTATCCTGCCTTTATTGAGGAAGCAGAGAAAGAAGGCAACAAGAAAGCTGTCCGTAGCTTTGATCTGGCGAATCAGGTCGAGAAGGTCCATGCTGAGCTATATCAGAAAGCACTGGACAATATGGATGACAACGAAGATACTGATTACTATGTCTGTGAGGTCTGCGGATATACCGTAGAAGGTGAAGCACCTGAAAGGTGTCCGATCTGCGGAGCTGTACATTCAAAGTTCAGTAAAGTGGATTAA